A genome region from Hevea brasiliensis isolate MT/VB/25A 57/8 chromosome 9, ASM3005281v1, whole genome shotgun sequence includes the following:
- the LOC131183258 gene encoding uncharacterized protein LOC131183258, whose translation MKLIHLIFMCRFSVGSAATRVIMNSFKQRIHPASVMWKTIPKETKDFYWEEFKKIYYWTAAEEPGVKGCWQAKAAGRYKDMISDFKAKRKRPQYVSEEAWARFEQHWEDPSVIRRSETNSRNHHGAVDGLGSSTHTGRSISFQEWSDRMVNFS comes from the exons atgaaattgatacatCTTATTTTCATGTGTAGGTTTTCTGTCGGATCTGCAGCAACTCGAGTGATCATGAATTCCTTTAAACAACGGATACACCCTGCGAGTGTCATGTGGAAGACTATTCCAAAAGAAACTAAGGACTTTTACTGGGAGGAGTTTAAG AAAATATATTACTGGACTGCTGCTGAAGAACCAGGGGTAAAGGGTTGCTGGCAAGCAAAGGCTGCTGGACGATACAAGGACATGATATCTGATTTCAAGGCGAAGAGAAAAAGGCCCCAATATGTTAGTGAAGAAGCATGGGCTCGATTTGAGCAGCATTGGGAGGACCCCTCTGTCATTCGACGATCTGAGACTAATTCGAGAAACCATCATGGTGCTGTAGATGGTCTAGGGTCGTCCACCCACACAGGTCGATCTATATCATTTCAAGAATGGTCAGATAGAATGGTAAACTTTTCATAA